Proteins encoded by one window of Mesorhizobium sp. INR15:
- a CDS encoding ABC transporter permease — MIAYLGRRLIQSALILLGVSLITFALLYLLPADPVRQIAGRSATPQTVENIRQQLGLDQPFVVQYWHYLTKLVSGDLGRSYIQRSEVTELIVSRLPASLLLMVGAIFCELAIGLSMGLIAAVKRGTATDQTLMVASFVGVSAPQFVVGLLLLYVFAVRLSWFPIGGYGTWHHLVLPSLTMGILGAGWYARMMRSSMIDVLRQDYVRTARAKGLARGSIIFRHALPNAILPIVAMIGIDIGIFMGGIVVVESVFGWPGIGQLAWQAIQRVDIPIIMGVTLVSAFAIVLGNLLADIIAPFIDPRIKLR; from the coding sequence ATGATCGCCTATCTCGGCCGCCGCCTCATCCAGTCGGCTCTCATCCTGCTCGGCGTCTCGCTGATCACTTTCGCGCTGCTGTATCTCTTGCCCGCCGACCCGGTGCGCCAGATCGCCGGCCGCAGCGCCACGCCGCAGACGGTGGAAAACATTCGCCAGCAACTCGGCCTCGACCAACCTTTTGTCGTCCAGTACTGGCACTACCTGACAAAACTGGTCAGCGGCGATCTCGGCCGTTCCTACATCCAGCGCTCCGAGGTCACCGAGCTCATCGTCTCGCGCCTGCCGGCGAGCCTGCTGTTGATGGTCGGCGCCATTTTCTGCGAGCTGGCGATCGGGCTCAGCATGGGGCTGATCGCCGCCGTCAAGCGCGGCACCGCCACCGACCAGACGCTGATGGTCGCTTCCTTCGTCGGCGTCTCGGCGCCGCAATTCGTCGTCGGCCTTCTGCTGCTCTATGTCTTCGCGGTCCGGCTCAGCTGGTTTCCGATTGGCGGCTACGGCACCTGGCACCATCTCGTGCTGCCGTCACTCACCATGGGCATCCTTGGCGCCGGCTGGTACGCGCGCATGATGCGCTCGTCGATGATCGACGTGCTGCGCCAGGATTACGTCCGCACCGCCCGCGCCAAGGGCCTGGCGCGCGGCTCCATCATCTTCCGCCACGCCTTGCCCAACGCCATCCTGCCGATCGTTGCCATGATCGGCATCGACATCGGCATCTTCATGGGCGGCATTGTCGTGGTCGAAAGCGTGTTCGGCTGGCCCGGCATCGGCCAGCTCGCCTGGCAGGCCATCCAGCGCGTCGACATCCCGATCATCATGGGCGTCACCTTGGTGTCGGCCTTCGCCATCGTGCTCGGCAACCTGCTCGCCGACATCATCGCGCCGTTCATCGATCCCCGCATCAAGCTCAGATGA
- a CDS encoding ABC transporter permease has protein sequence MPAKPRAGVWRRLIKRRLALLGLVIVAIVVGGAILAPWLTGYDPYEQMFDGLTIEGSPLPPSAKFWLGTDLLGRDLLTRILYGARTSLIIGIVANGVALFIGTLVGVTAGYFRGWIGSALMRFTDLMMAFPALLLAICLAAVFQPSLWIVAMVIALVNWVQTARVIYTETSSLAEREFIDAERTIGASAPRILFRHILPHLLPTIIVWGTLGISTTVLLEATLSFLGIGVQPPTASWGNIIFENQTYFQAAPWLVFFPGAAILALALAFNLIGDALRDILDPTQRGRA, from the coding sequence ATGCCGGCCAAGCCGCGCGCCGGCGTCTGGCGCCGGCTGATCAAGCGCCGGCTGGCGCTGCTTGGCCTGGTCATCGTCGCCATCGTCGTTGGCGGCGCCATCCTGGCGCCCTGGCTGACCGGCTACGATCCCTATGAGCAGATGTTCGACGGCCTGACCATCGAGGGTTCGCCCTTGCCGCCGAGCGCGAAATTCTGGCTCGGCACCGACCTGCTTGGCCGCGATCTCCTGACCCGCATTCTCTACGGCGCGCGCACCTCGCTGATCATCGGCATCGTCGCCAACGGCGTGGCGCTCTTCATCGGCACGCTGGTCGGCGTCACCGCCGGCTATTTCCGCGGCTGGATAGGCAGCGCCCTGATGCGCTTCACCGACCTGATGATGGCATTTCCCGCGCTGCTGCTGGCCATCTGCCTGGCGGCGGTGTTCCAGCCCAGCCTGTGGATCGTTGCCATGGTCATTGCTCTGGTCAACTGGGTGCAGACGGCGCGCGTCATCTACACCGAGACCTCTTCGCTGGCCGAACGCGAATTCATCGACGCCGAGCGCACCATTGGCGCGAGCGCGCCGCGCATCCTGTTTCGCCACATCCTGCCGCATCTCCTGCCGACCATCATCGTCTGGGGCACGCTCGGCATCTCGACCACGGTGCTGCTCGAAGCGACGCTCTCCTTCCTCGGCATCGGCGTGCAGCCGCCGACCGCATCCTGGGGCAACATCATTTTCGAGAACCAGACCTATTTCCAGGCAGCACCCTGGCTGGTGTTCTTCCCCGGTGCGGCGATCCTGGCGCTGGCGCTGGCCTTCAACCTGATCGGCGACGCGCTGCGCGACATTCTCGACCCGACGCAAAGGGGCCGCGCATGA
- a CDS encoding ANTAR domain-containing response regulator, producing the protein MTRTPRIPNLGGARAFILHRPHPTVQAITRQLSAIGLITVDCWPELPPEALAADFVFFDADLGFDEQFPWKAGEAPMPLVALIGSEAPGRIEWALSHKADAQLLKPVGTAGVYSALLIARQSFEARKHQASEIASLRHRVAERQTIVRAVSALSKGSDDDRAYAQLRSLAMSWQISVEEAARRIVAMTEEAKTEEESGDDQSHRA; encoded by the coding sequence GTGACCAGAACCCCGCGCATCCCCAATCTTGGTGGCGCCAGGGCCTTTATCCTGCATCGCCCGCACCCGACGGTGCAGGCGATCACCAGGCAATTGTCGGCCATCGGCCTGATCACGGTGGATTGCTGGCCGGAACTGCCGCCGGAGGCGCTGGCCGCCGATTTCGTCTTTTTCGACGCCGATCTCGGCTTCGACGAGCAATTCCCCTGGAAGGCGGGCGAGGCGCCGATGCCGCTGGTGGCGCTGATCGGTTCCGAGGCGCCCGGCCGCATCGAATGGGCGCTGTCGCACAAGGCCGATGCGCAGCTGCTGAAGCCGGTCGGTACCGCTGGTGTCTACAGCGCGCTGTTGATCGCGCGGCAGAGTTTCGAGGCGCGCAAGCATCAGGCGAGCGAGATTGCCTCCCTGCGCCACCGCGTCGCCGAGCGCCAGACCATCGTGCGCGCGGTGTCGGCGCTGTCGAAAGGCAGCGACGACGACCGCGCCTATGCGCAGCTGCGTTCGCTGGCGATGAGCTGGCAGATCAGCGTCGAGGAGGCCGCGCGCCGGATCGTCGCGATGACCGAGGAAGCCAAGACCGAGGAAGAGAGCGGCGATGACCAGTCCCATCGCGCCTGA
- a CDS encoding transporter substrate-binding protein, translating to MKRRIEIGILYSRSGSYQLVSDACRMGAMRAIADINADRGSGIELVPVERDPQSNADRYATLCEDIFKTSSARHVVGCVTSWSRKETIPVLEKAGGMLWYACPYEGFEANEHVVYMHACPNQHLVPLMAHVVPRFGANGFLLGSNYIWGWEMNRVARDLIADAGGNVLGERYLRIGETDVSRLIAEIRATRPSFVLNNLIGTSSYAFLAAYRDLAAEDSAFSPESCPVISCNLTEGELPAIGASGNGHLSVGPYFAPRPAAFASSFEASAYASVQVMADVLSRDPDAGPAEFSKTFAERRFSTRLGPIAIDARTQHATLPVIIGRIADGFFEVVSREDEVAPDPYLSRYDPARTFGRPRLRVVS from the coding sequence TTGAAACGGCGCATCGAAATCGGCATCCTCTATTCGCGCTCGGGCAGCTACCAGCTTGTCTCCGACGCGTGCCGCATGGGCGCGATGCGCGCCATCGCCGACATCAACGCCGATCGCGGCTCCGGCATCGAACTGGTGCCGGTGGAACGCGACCCGCAAAGCAACGCCGATCGCTACGCCACGCTGTGCGAGGATATTTTCAAGACCAGCAGCGCCCGCCATGTGGTCGGCTGCGTCACCTCCTGGAGCCGCAAGGAGACGATCCCCGTCCTGGAGAAGGCCGGCGGCATGCTCTGGTATGCCTGCCCGTATGAAGGCTTCGAGGCCAACGAGCATGTCGTCTACATGCACGCCTGCCCCAACCAGCATCTGGTGCCGCTGATGGCGCATGTCGTGCCGCGCTTCGGCGCCAACGGCTTCCTGCTCGGCTCGAACTACATCTGGGGCTGGGAGATGAACCGCGTGGCGCGCGACCTGATCGCCGACGCCGGCGGCAACGTCCTGGGCGAGCGCTATCTGCGCATCGGCGAGACCGACGTGTCGCGGCTGATCGCCGAAATCAGGGCCACGCGCCCAAGCTTTGTCCTCAACAACCTGATAGGCACCTCGTCCTACGCCTTCCTCGCCGCGTACCGCGATCTGGCCGCTGAGGATTCGGCCTTCAGCCCTGAATCCTGCCCCGTCATCTCGTGCAACCTGACCGAAGGCGAGCTGCCGGCGATTGGCGCGTCGGGCAATGGGCATCTCTCGGTCGGGCCCTATTTCGCACCGAGGCCGGCGGCGTTTGCCTCGTCCTTCGAGGCCTCCGCCTATGCCTCCGTGCAGGTCATGGCCGATGTGCTGTCCCGCGATCCCGATGCCGGCCCAGCGGAATTTTCCAAGACCTTCGCAGAACGGCGCTTCTCCACCCGGCTCGGGCCGATCGCCATCGACGCCCGCACCCAGCACGCGACGCTGCCGGTCATCATCGGGCGGATCGCCGACGGCTTCTTCGAGGTTGTCAGCCGCGAGGACGAGGTCGCGCCGGACCCCTATCTGTCGCGCTACGATCCCGCCCGGACATTTGGCCGGCCGCGCCTGCGGGTAGTGTCGTGA
- a CDS encoding helix-turn-helix domain-containing protein: MTQKAIPDFFVYGEPVKPLDVGFLHVETVQARSNIHRGQVAAHKHPQMGQITYWTSGSGTYRVEDRSWDFSAPAVSFVPSNVVHGFSIGPDTDAIVVSIADDALAAIAGHSLLPLDRPVFVDGHPQHAAWARLAAVLDMIGAEYAEAQAGNDRTLPALIAVALSYIARLSPEATALASSSASASLAQQLRRLVDAHFRENWPVDRYVEALGSTPHLLDKAAREVLGAGVKRIVSERRLLEARRLLLFTVRTVEDIAYEIGFDDPAYFSRFFRARAGEAPAAWRRKQLRRG; encoded by the coding sequence ATGACCCAGAAAGCCATTCCTGATTTCTTCGTCTACGGCGAGCCGGTCAAGCCGCTCGATGTCGGCTTCCTGCATGTCGAGACAGTGCAAGCGCGCAGCAACATTCATCGTGGTCAGGTCGCTGCGCACAAGCACCCGCAGATGGGTCAGATCACATATTGGACCAGCGGCTCCGGCACCTACCGTGTCGAGGATCGGTCCTGGGACTTTTCGGCGCCGGCGGTCAGCTTCGTGCCGAGCAATGTCGTGCATGGTTTCTCGATCGGGCCGGATACGGACGCCATCGTGGTCTCGATCGCGGATGACGCCTTGGCCGCCATCGCCGGTCACAGCCTGTTGCCGCTGGACAGGCCGGTCTTTGTCGACGGTCACCCCCAGCATGCCGCATGGGCACGGCTGGCCGCCGTGCTGGACATGATCGGCGCCGAATATGCCGAGGCGCAGGCCGGCAATGACAGGACGCTGCCGGCGCTGATCGCCGTTGCGCTGTCCTACATCGCGCGCCTCAGCCCCGAGGCGACAGCGCTTGCATCCTCGTCCGCGAGCGCCTCGCTGGCACAGCAGCTGCGCCGCCTTGTCGATGCGCATTTCCGCGAGAACTGGCCGGTCGACCGCTATGTCGAGGCATTGGGCAGCACGCCGCATCTTCTTGACAAGGCGGCTCGCGAGGTGCTGGGCGCCGGCGTCAAGCGGATCGTCAGCGAGCGCCGGCTGCTTGAGGCGCGGCGGCTTCTGCTGTTTACCGTGCGCACCGTCGAGGACATCGCCTACGAGATCGGCTTCGATGACCCGGCCTACTTCTCGCGCTTCTTCCGGGCTAGGGCCGGCGAGGCGCCGGCGGCATGGCGGCGCAAGCAATTGCGGCGGGGCTGA
- a CDS encoding 4-hydroxyphenylacetate 3-hydroxylase N-terminal domain-containing protein, which translates to MRSEDFRADKARPFTGAEYLESLRDGREVYINGERIADVTTHPSMRNSARSLARLYDALHDPKRQQALTSPTDTGSGGYTHKYFRVAKSSAELATQQTAIAEWSRMSYGWMGRTPDYKAALMNTLGANADWYGPFKDNALSWHKRAQESVLFMNHAIVNPPIDRHKPAEQVKDVFVHITKETDAGIYVSGAKVVATSSALTHYNFLAQSSATVTEDPSLSVMFIVPMNAPGIKMFCRVSYEQTANTVAAPFDYPLSSRFDENDAILVLDNVFIPWEDVLVLRDAQKILSFHPASGFMHGYCFQGCTRFAVKLDFLAGLLAKALRATGGDAFRGNQAALGEVIALRHMFWSFSNAMAYNPIPWANGAVLPNLEAALAYRTFMSEAYPRVIDTVRRVIASGLIYLPSSVRDFNNPEIDKYLAQYVRGSDDMGHVERIKIMKLLWDATGTEFGGRHALYELNYAGAPEEVRLQVLKGAERGGRLKAMEELVDTCMADYDENGWTGDTWLNPLASTAG; encoded by the coding sequence ATGCGGTCAGAAGACTTTCGCGCCGACAAGGCGCGTCCATTTACCGGGGCCGAATACTTGGAGAGCCTGCGCGACGGCCGCGAGGTCTACATCAATGGCGAACGCATCGCCGATGTCACCACGCACCCGTCAATGCGCAACTCGGCGCGTTCGCTGGCACGGCTCTACGACGCGCTGCATGACCCGAAACGACAGCAGGCGCTGACCTCGCCGACCGACACCGGCTCAGGCGGCTACACCCACAAATACTTCCGCGTCGCCAAATCCTCCGCCGAACTCGCCACCCAGCAGACGGCGATCGCCGAGTGGTCCCGCATGTCCTATGGCTGGATGGGCCGCACGCCCGACTACAAGGCCGCGCTGATGAACACGCTCGGCGCCAATGCCGACTGGTACGGCCCGTTCAAGGACAACGCGCTGTCCTGGCACAAGCGGGCGCAGGAATCCGTCCTGTTCATGAACCATGCCATCGTCAACCCGCCGATCGACCGTCACAAGCCGGCGGAACAGGTGAAGGATGTTTTCGTCCACATCACCAAGGAAACCGACGCCGGCATCTATGTCTCCGGCGCCAAGGTGGTGGCAACGTCGTCGGCGCTCACCCACTACAATTTCTTGGCGCAAAGCTCGGCGACGGTGACCGAAGACCCTTCGCTATCGGTGATGTTCATCGTGCCGATGAACGCGCCGGGCATAAAGATGTTCTGCCGCGTCTCCTACGAGCAGACGGCCAACACGGTTGCCGCGCCTTTCGACTACCCCCTGTCGTCGCGTTTCGATGAAAACGACGCGATCCTGGTGCTCGACAATGTCTTCATCCCCTGGGAGGACGTGCTGGTGCTGCGCGATGCGCAGAAGATCCTTTCCTTTCATCCGGCGTCCGGCTTCATGCACGGCTATTGCTTCCAGGGCTGCACGCGTTTTGCCGTCAAGCTGGATTTCCTTGCCGGCCTGCTGGCCAAGGCGCTCCGCGCCACCGGCGGCGATGCCTTCCGCGGCAACCAGGCGGCGCTGGGCGAGGTCATTGCGCTCAGGCACATGTTCTGGAGTTTCTCCAACGCCATGGCCTACAACCCGATCCCGTGGGCCAATGGCGCGGTTCTGCCCAACCTGGAAGCCGCGCTCGCCTACCGCACCTTCATGTCAGAGGCCTATCCGCGCGTCATCGACACGGTGCGCCGGGTCATCGCGTCCGGGCTGATCTACTTGCCGTCGTCGGTGCGCGACTTCAACAATCCCGAGATCGACAAATACCTCGCCCAGTATGTGCGTGGCTCCGACGACATGGGCCATGTCGAGCGCATCAAGATCATGAAGCTGCTCTGGGATGCGACCGGCACTGAATTCGGCGGCCGCCACGCGCTCTACGAGCTCAACTATGCCGGTGCGCCGGAGGAGGTGCGGCTGCAGGTGCTGAAAGGCGCCGAACGCGGCGGACGGCTGAAGGCGATGGAAGAACTGGTCGACACCTGCATGGCCGATTATGACGAGAACGGCTGGACGGGAGATACCTGGCTCAACCCGCTCGCTTCAACAGCGGGGTGA
- a CDS encoding flavin reductase — translation MAIQISKADFRDAMARVCAPVNIVTTDGPAGRGGFTATAMCSVSDEPPTLLVCMNVRSAQAAMFLSNRRFCVNVLTHDHMHLAGKFAGATRDMEARYSSARWQTLTSGTPALSDAIVNFDCEIEDVHVVGTHNVMIGRVIDVRHGSGGSALLYVDRNYTQPTRLGSFGG, via the coding sequence ATGGCCATCCAGATTTCGAAGGCCGATTTTCGCGACGCCATGGCCAGGGTCTGCGCGCCGGTGAACATCGTTACAACAGACGGGCCTGCGGGACGCGGCGGCTTTACCGCCACCGCCATGTGCAGCGTCTCCGACGAGCCGCCGACGCTGCTGGTGTGCATGAACGTGCGGTCGGCGCAGGCCGCGATGTTCCTGTCCAACCGGCGCTTCTGCGTCAACGTGCTGACGCATGACCATATGCACCTCGCCGGAAAATTTGCCGGCGCGACCCGCGACATGGAGGCCCGCTACTCCTCGGCGCGGTGGCAGACCCTGACCTCCGGCACCCCTGCTTTGTCGGACGCCATCGTCAATTTCGACTGCGAGATCGAGGATGTGCATGTTGTCGGCACGCATAATGTGATGATCGGCCGCGTCATCGATGTGCGGCATGGCAGCGGCGGCTCGGCGCTGCTCTATGTCGACCGCAATTATACGCAGCCGACGCGGCTTGGGAGTTTTGGCGGCTGA
- the hpaR gene encoding homoprotocatechuate degradation operon regulator HpaR — translation MALLHAREAVMARFRPMLAAHDVTEQQWRVLRVLSEAGSVEATELADRASVLPPSLTRIIKALEGRKFITRNKAEGDGRRVILTIAPAGSTLIDALSPERLVIYRDIEQRYGHERLEQLLDLLESLIAGES, via the coding sequence ATGGCGCTTCTGCATGCCCGCGAAGCGGTGATGGCGCGCTTTCGTCCAATGCTGGCCGCGCATGATGTGACCGAACAGCAATGGCGCGTGTTGCGCGTGCTGAGCGAAGCGGGCTCGGTCGAGGCGACCGAACTTGCCGACCGCGCATCGGTGCTGCCGCCCAGCCTGACGCGCATCATCAAGGCGCTTGAAGGCCGCAAATTCATCACCCGCAACAAGGCGGAGGGCGATGGCCGCCGTGTCATCCTCACCATCGCGCCGGCGGGTTCCACCCTGATCGACGCGCTGTCACCCGAGCGCCTCGTCATCTATCGCGACATCGAGCAGCGCTACGGCCACGAGAGGCTGGAACAACTGCTCGACCTGCTTGAGAGCCTGATCGCTGGCGAAAGCTGA
- a CDS encoding 5-carboxymethyl-2-hydroxymuconate Delta-isomerase — protein MPHFSIEYSANLDAKVDIKALCALVLRTVLDTGLFETGAVRVRAFRAEAYAIADNLPENAFLDMSFRIGTGRSAEDKKRTGDAVFAAVGDYLATLFETPHFALSLEIREIDPVLSWKKNAIHPRLRGK, from the coding sequence GTGCCGCATTTCTCGATCGAGTATTCGGCCAATCTCGATGCCAAGGTCGACATCAAGGCTTTGTGCGCCCTGGTGTTGCGCACGGTGCTCGACACCGGGCTGTTCGAGACCGGCGCCGTGCGGGTGCGGGCCTTCCGCGCCGAGGCCTACGCGATTGCCGACAATTTGCCGGAAAATGCCTTTCTCGACATGTCGTTCCGGATCGGAACCGGCCGCAGCGCCGAGGACAAGAAGCGGACCGGCGATGCCGTCTTCGCGGCGGTCGGAGACTATCTCGCCACACTGTTCGAAACCCCGCATTTCGCCCTGTCGCTTGAGATCAGGGAAATCGATCCGGTGCTGAGCTGGAAGAAAAACGCAATCCACCCGCGGCTGCGCGGCAAGTGA
- the hpaE gene encoding 5-carboxymethyl-2-hydroxymuconate semialdehyde dehydrogenase, giving the protein MSDLENNLKKAEAYLARFKSDGVLNQIGGEAVPALDGATFETLSPVDLKPLAKVARGGAADIDRAAKAAKAAFPAWAAMPGEARKKLLHKIANAIEARAEEIAFVECMDTGQALKFMAKAALRGAENFRFFADRAPEARDGETLRATGQVNMTTRVPIGPVGIITPWNTPFMLSTWKIAPALAAGCTVVHKPAEFSPLSARLLVEIAEEAGLPKGVWNLVNGFGEDAGKALTEHPDIKAIGFVGESRTGSMIMKQGADTLKRVHFELGGKNPVIVFADADLERAADAAVFMIYSLNGERCTSSSRLLVEASVYDSFTAKVAERAKRIAVGHPLDPKTVVGPLIHPVHEKKVLEYIEIGRKEGATVAAGGAKFEGPGGGCYVSPTLFTGATNTMRIAQEEIFGPVLSAIPFNDEADALALANDTQYGLTGYLWTSDVTRAFRFTDALDAGMIWVNSENVRHLPTPFGGVKNSGIGRDGGDHSFDFYMETKNIAFATAAHAIQKLGG; this is encoded by the coding sequence ATGTCCGACCTGGAAAACAATCTCAAGAAGGCCGAAGCCTACCTCGCCCGCTTCAAGAGCGACGGCGTGTTGAACCAGATTGGCGGCGAGGCTGTGCCGGCGCTGGATGGGGCGACTTTCGAGACGCTGTCGCCCGTCGACCTCAAGCCGCTGGCCAAGGTGGCGCGCGGCGGCGCCGCCGACATCGATCGCGCCGCAAAGGCTGCGAAGGCCGCATTCCCGGCCTGGGCCGCCATGCCGGGCGAGGCGCGCAAGAAGCTGCTGCACAAGATTGCCAACGCGATCGAGGCGCGCGCCGAGGAGATCGCCTTCGTCGAATGCATGGACACCGGCCAGGCACTGAAGTTCATGGCCAAGGCGGCGCTGCGCGGCGCCGAGAATTTCCGCTTCTTCGCCGACCGCGCGCCGGAAGCGCGCGACGGCGAGACGCTGCGGGCCACTGGCCAGGTCAACATGACCACGCGGGTGCCGATCGGCCCGGTCGGCATCATCACGCCATGGAATACGCCGTTCATGCTGTCCACCTGGAAAATCGCGCCGGCATTAGCCGCCGGTTGCACGGTCGTTCATAAGCCGGCTGAATTTTCGCCGCTCAGCGCACGCCTGCTGGTCGAGATCGCCGAGGAGGCTGGGCTGCCGAAAGGCGTTTGGAACCTGGTCAACGGCTTCGGCGAGGATGCCGGCAAGGCACTGACCGAGCATCCCGATATCAAGGCGATTGGCTTCGTCGGCGAGAGCCGCACCGGTTCGATGATCATGAAACAGGGCGCCGATACGCTCAAGCGCGTGCATTTCGAACTGGGCGGCAAGAACCCGGTGATCGTCTTCGCCGACGCCGACCTGGAGCGTGCCGCCGACGCCGCGGTCTTCATGATCTATTCGCTGAACGGCGAACGCTGCACGTCCTCGTCGCGGCTTCTGGTCGAAGCCTCGGTCTATGACAGCTTCACCGCCAAGGTCGCCGAAAGGGCCAAGCGCATTGCCGTCGGCCATCCGCTCGATCCCAAGACGGTGGTCGGACCGCTGATCCATCCCGTGCATGAGAAGAAGGTGCTGGAATATATCGAGATCGGCCGCAAGGAAGGCGCCACGGTCGCTGCCGGCGGGGCGAAGTTCGAGGGTCCGGGCGGCGGCTGCTATGTCTCGCCGACACTCTTCACCGGGGCGACGAACACGATGCGGATCGCACAGGAAGAGATTTTCGGGCCGGTGCTGAGCGCCATACCGTTCAACGACGAGGCCGATGCGCTGGCCCTGGCCAACGACACGCAATATGGCCTGACCGGCTATCTCTGGACCTCCGACGTCACCCGCGCCTTCCGCTTCACCGATGCGCTGGATGCCGGCATGATCTGGGTCAATTCGGAGAATGTCCGCCATTTGCCGACACCTTTCGGCGGCGTCAAGAATTCCGGCATCGGCCGTGACGGCGGCGACCATTCGTTCGATTTCTACATGGAGACGAAGAACATCGCCTTCGCCACTGCCGCGCATGCGATCCAGAAACTCGGCGGCTGA
- the hpaD gene encoding 3,4-dihydroxyphenylacetate 2,3-dioxygenase, whose protein sequence is MPLPKPNLYPAFNIVRLSHVELAVTDLAKSRAFYVDTLGLQVTDETSDTIYLRALEERGHHCIVLKKADTAEARDLGFKVFSDEDLDKAEHFFRGKGLPVEWVERPYQSRTFRTRDPHGIPLEFYSRMERLPPIHQKYALYKGVKPLRIDHFNCFSPNVDEAVAFYNEIGFRVTEYTEDAGTGKLWAAWTHRKGGVHDIAFTNGVGPRLHHVAFWVPTPLNIIDLLDLMATTGYLPNIERGPGRHGISNAFFLYVRDPDNHRIEIYCSDYQTVDPDLEPIKWDLKDPQRQTLWGAPAPKSWFEEGSVFAGVAPRQPDLTASPIIAP, encoded by the coding sequence ATGCCTTTGCCCAAGCCAAACCTCTACCCCGCCTTCAACATCGTACGCCTCAGCCATGTCGAACTGGCGGTGACGGACCTCGCCAAATCCCGCGCCTTCTATGTCGACACGCTCGGCCTGCAGGTCACCGACGAGACATCGGACACCATCTACCTCAGGGCACTTGAGGAACGTGGGCATCATTGCATCGTGCTGAAGAAGGCGGATACCGCCGAAGCGCGCGACCTCGGCTTCAAGGTGTTTTCAGACGAGGACCTGGACAAGGCCGAGCATTTCTTCAGGGGCAAGGGCCTGCCGGTGGAATGGGTCGAGCGGCCATACCAGTCGCGCACCTTCCGCACCCGCGACCCGCACGGCATTCCGCTCGAATTCTATTCCAGGATGGAACGGCTGCCGCCGATCCACCAGAAATACGCGCTCTACAAGGGCGTGAAGCCGCTGCGCATCGACCACTTCAACTGCTTCTCGCCCAATGTCGACGAGGCTGTGGCCTTCTACAACGAGATCGGCTTCCGAGTGACCGAGTACACAGAGGATGCCGGCACCGGAAAGCTGTGGGCGGCGTGGACACACCGCAAGGGCGGCGTGCATGACATCGCCTTCACCAATGGCGTCGGCCCGCGCCTGCACCATGTCGCCTTCTGGGTGCCGACGCCACTCAACATCATCGACCTGCTCGACCTGATGGCAACGACCGGCTACCTCCCGAACATCGAACGCGGCCCCGGCCGGCACGGCATTTCCAACGCCTTCTTCCTGTATGTGCGCGACCCCGACAATCATCGCATCGAAATCTACTGCTCGGACTATCAGACGGTCGACCCGGACCTCGAGCCGATCAAGTGGGACCTGAAGGACCCGCAGCGCCAGACGCTGTGGGGCGCGCCAGCGCCAAAGAGCTGGTTCGAGGAAGGCAGCGTCTTCGCCGGCGTGGCGCCACGCCAGCCCGATCTGACGGCATCGCCGATCATCGCGCCGTGA